TATGCCCTCGGCGCTATCCTTGCAGATGCTGAGCCTCCTTGCACAAGGTTCCTCACCTCACTTTCAAGTCTGAGCACCTAGCCTGCAGTCATTCTCCCGTTGCCCACGAGTAATCGCCGACATCATGCCCTGTTCCTTGGTTGCGAGCACCACTTACCCAGCAGAATTCTGCATTGGATTTCGATGGGGGAGTCCATTCGGCCCATTCGGGGTAGAAGAACTGTTTCAAGGGTCTTCAACAAGCGCATACGCTGTTTTCGCAATAAGCTTCGTCTTCTGGAGCATGTCAAAGCTGATCTTCCGACCGAGAGAGTTGAAGGCTTTTAAGTCTTTTATGTAACAAGTGTGGACTTTTGCGGACTTTTTTTCAGAGAGAGTCTCGGAATGAGGGCCTCATTAAATACTACGTGAGCGTATTCATCTGCTTCAGTATGAAGGCCATCCACTTGGAGCTAGTCGAGGACCTTTCCACAGCTTCGTTTCTGGATGCACTCAAACGACTTATTTGTACGCGACGTAATCGCAGGCAGACATGGTCGGATAATGGTAACAATTTTGTGGGTGTCAAGAATAAGCTAGTCGAGTTAAAGCAAATATTCCTCAGCCAGAATCACCAGACATCTCTTCATGAGTTTTGCTTGTTCGAAATTATCGATTTATTCCACTACGCTTTCCCTAATTTGGCGGTCTGGGAGAAGTAGCACTAAAGTCGGCAAAGCACCACCTGTATCGGGCAGTAGGTCCCGCGCTTCTTGGTTTCGAGGAATTGAGGACCTTAACATGCCACATGTGATCGATTGTTAATTCCAGACCTCTTGCATCGATTTCAGAAAATCCCGCTGACCTAGATGTACTGACCGGCCTTTGTTTTGGAAttgatgtttgcaatatatatgtaagcaaaacaaacaattataTGTTTCGACAGAGAAATAACCTGTAAGGGGTTTGGTGTCAGCAGTCAATACCGGTGGTGCGGACTGTGGAATATCCTGTTGGTTGACTCTAACGGGAGTATTTGACTGGTTGACTATAGTTTTGCATGCGCTTTTGTTAGCTTTCGTAGAAATGCAGCACAATGTATTTGTGTGTCTAGTCTAGTCCCCCGCCTAGTCTCTTGCCTACGCAACAACAGACAACTGAATAGCTCGGAGCTTTTTTTGTTAAGCTTTGATTCTTGTGTATTTGGGTCTTGTATTTTTGGGTTAAATTGAAACCCGAATAAATATAGTTAATTGAACTGcaaccatttttttaattcggcCTCAATTGAAAGCTATTCATTGAATAACACCGATAAATTCattatgacaactggaaagcagtGAATTGTAATCCTTAGAGCGATCCAGGAAATGAGGGGAAGGATGAAATCGGCCATAATTAGGAATAAATCAGAGTAATTACTCAACGAAAATATAGACTTGATGGACTCAAGGTGGTGAAGGAATTCGAGGAATTAATGAACAAGTcaaaaaaatatgagacgagctAGTGGAAATTTTCGCAATAAATTCTATTTCAAACTCATTGTCGAACTTGTCGGAAAGAGACAAGTTCAGCTGAGTACTCATTATTAACAGCATTGAGGACACCACCAGCAAAAGATGGACGATTCAACCAAAATGGTAAATTGCGTGAACGGTGAAAACAGTAAAATTGGgaacaaaaatttcattttttaaaatttcatgcGGGGaattaagccaagtttcagtaagcgCGATAGCATCAGAATCCAAAGAAGCACTCTATTCGGTTTGACGATTTATTAGAGACTAAAAAATGATGCACGCAGACAGAACCAGAACTTAAAGAATAATGATAATTCGTTACTCGTTACTTTAGTGTATAACATAAGAGGAATAAGATATACAGTGATGCatatacaaataatacaaCACTCCTTCTCACCGCGGTATATCTAATTCAAAAGattcttttttagtttaaccCTAGTGAAGTAATACATTTTGTGTGCTAAACTTTACATAAAGCTTTAGTTAGAACATCTGAAATCATATTTTCGGTTGGAACATATTCAATATCAATAACTTACTTCTTATATAAATCTCTTATGAAATAATACTTGATATCTATATGTTTACTTCTAGCATGAAAACTCGCATTCTTCGCTAAACATTGGGCGCTTTGGTTGTCACTGTAGATCATCAATGTTGGCGCCGTCTCGAAACCCATCTCAGATATCAGCTTCAGCACGTAAGCAGACTCCTTAGCTGCTGTTGAAAGCGCCACATACTCAGCCTCCGTGCTACTGAGTGCTATGATGCTCTGCTTTTTCGACTCCCACGAAAACGCTGCTCCAGCCAGAAAGAACGCCCAACCACTGAACGATTTGCGGTCAGTACAGTCACCTGCCCAGTCTGCATCCACAAAGCAGTGAACAGGCACACCATTTCGAACAAAATGCAGCTTCAAGCTCGAAGTTCCTTTTAGGTAACGAAGGACGCGTTTAGCGGCCACCTCATGTTCCTTATGGGGGTCACTGCATGTCTGGGCCAACTTTGCCACACAATGAACAATGTCCGGCCTCGTAGTCATTGCTAGGTACAGCAGATACTGCTTCTGGTTGGCTCGTGGACAGTCTTCCAAAACACATAGGTTCTGATAAACAACCTCCAAATAAGCGATTGATACTGCTTCTGGTTGGCTCGTGGACAGTCTTCCAAAACACATAGGTTCTGATAAACAACCTCCAAAGGCGTTGCATTCGGCTTACAGTCTTCCATGCCATAATCTCGTAACAGCCCGTCGATATACTGCTTGTGGCCAATTGCCACACTGCCCGTCTCTCCATCCCGCTCGATCTCCATGcctaaaaaatgtttcagctcTCCGCCATCTACTACTTCGAATTCCTGTGCGATTTGAAGTTTTATGTCGACAAAGTCTTCTTTTCTGGAACAAGCAATAATAAGATCATCGACATATACAACaattaagttaaatttttcgCCGTTGTTCTTGGTGTAAATCAGtgatcggcaccccaatacattgatatgattttaccgcattagtgttagtaacgaatagcagaaagtaggctgtgagcatgacgtttcacacatgtatactgtgtgtgtgtggcagagctcgggcagagaaatttcctatgcccccgagatagggccgtgccgacctctggtgTAAATGCATGGCTCACTGGGACATTGTACAAAACCAATACGCTGAACAGTAAAGTCCAATTTCTGGTTCCATTCACGCCCACTCTGCTTCAGACCGTATAAAGACTTGTGTAACTTCAACACCCTTTTTAGATACGCTGTGTCCACGAACCCTTCCGGTTGCCGCATGTAGACTACATCTTGTAGGTCGCTATTTAAATACGCAGCTGAGACGTCCATTTGATGCATAAACATTTTGTTCTCGACAGCCAGTGCAATCGCCAATCGGATAGAAGAATACCGAGCCACTGGGGAAAATGTTTCTGTGTAGTTTATGCCGTACTCCTGTCCACAACCTTATACAACTAAGCGCGCCTTGAACCGTTCCACGTTGCCGTACTGGTCTCCTTTAACCGCAAACACCCATTTGCATCCAATAGTTCTCTCGCCAGGAGGAAGATTTACAAGACTCCATGTATTGGTGGACTGTAGTTGAGAACACTCCTTCTGCATCGCAACCTTCCATTCTTCAGCCTGTGTCGAGCTCAAAGCCTCCTTGACTCCATTCGGTACTTGGACGTCGACAACTCCAATAGCGTTAAGCATATTGTACTCCTTACGTGGTCGTCCTGGCCTTCCAGTACGAATTATCTTAGGCCTACCTGGGCCTCGCTGAACTCGTTCGACGCTATCAACCAACTCGTCTTCACCATCTTCGGCTCCCGACTGTCCGTCCCTTGCATGATCCCCGTCATTTTCATCGCGACCGCCATTTATCTCCTCACCAAAAACGTTTCCGTTTTCTGCAAATTCTACGGTCGATATATCCTCGGTTTTTGTTATATCGTGCTCAAGGAACTCCACATCTCTGGCTTCCTTGATAGTTTGCGTATCAGGATTGAAGAGTGTATACGCTTTGGCAGTTTCTGAATACCCAACCAGGATATGCTCTATTcctttctgagaaaattttcttttcattgtCTTGTCTAGCACAATTGCCTTTGTACCAAACACCTTAAGATGGGATACGCTGGTCTTTTTCCCAAACCATGCTTCGTATGGAGTCATGTCTGGCAATGTAGACGTTTCTGATCGGTTCCTCAAATACATTGAAATCATTATCGCTTTATCACAGGTACTCGTTCGCATTAGCGTGAACCATCATGCTCCTTGCCATTTCCACTAGCGTCCGATTGGCACGCTCAGCCACGCCGTTTTGCTGTGGAGTATGGGGAACGGTGAGCTGCCTCTTAGTCCCATTGCTTACCAGAAAGTTTTCGAATGCGCCATTATTGTACTCTCTACCATTATCGCTCCGTATACGTTTAATCTGCTGCCCAGATTGCTTCTAAGCCAACAACATAAATTCTTTGAATTTCTCAAAAACTTGGTCTTTTGTTTTCAGCATGTACACCGATACATAACGCGTCTTGTCGTCTATGAATGTAGCAAAATAACGCGTTCCACCTTTGGAAACTGTACTCATAGGACCGCACACGTCCGTATGGATCAGCCCCACTTTGTTCGAACAATTTTCCGCCACTTTTCGAACAATTTTCCGGAAATTGTTTCACGCATATCTTGCTTTTCACACAAGTCTCGCAAACAAAGTCATTCGTGCTACCTGTTACTCC
This region of Drosophila bipectinata strain 14024-0381.07 chromosome 2L, DbipHiC1v2, whole genome shotgun sequence genomic DNA includes:
- the LOC138925878 gene encoding uncharacterized protein — protein: MFMHQMDVSAAYLNSDLQDVVYMRQPEGKEDFVDIKLQIAQEFEVVDGGELKHFLGMEIERDGETGSVAIGHKQYIDGLLRDYGMEDCKPNATPLENLCVLEDCPRANQKQYLLYLAMTTRPDIVHCVAKLAQTCSDPHKEHEVAAKRVLRYLKGTSSLKLHFVRNGVPVHCFVDADWAGDCTDRKSFSGWAFFLAGAAFSWESKKQSIIALSSTEAEYVALSTAAKESAYVLKLISEMGFETAPTLMIYSDNQSAQYAELRRNPQSQGYSTFCFKNRAIESQVGRQDALDEKASLNFIRRALQNLLDVSLEY